Proteins from a single region of Murdochiella vaginalis:
- a CDS encoding rod shape-determining protein, with product MDYFRFTAPDLAIDIGTACTRAMRLDNHTMVVEPSVVALEVKKMQIVALGEEAKALLGKSPENIIAIHPLQHGVIADYDLTRAMLEHYLRRLLPGVSLVAPRIGVSYPSGATDVERQALEDACLQAGARRVFLVEESLACAYGTKRINTITKGALVLNLGAGTTEIAIVNSYGLIVTETMKIGGKDLDQDIIHFIRDKYSLMIGSSTAENVKKTLGTLREDRQNDAMEVSGRDLVTGMPKNIDIYASDVTQAILPFIHRVSDALRITLEKTPPELAADVMERGLLLSGGGAQLDGLSEYLVQEVHVPTSLSSHPEEDVLFGCRYVMENREEITGKGARHDSLQKG from the coding sequence GTGGATTATTTTCGTTTTACTGCGCCGGATTTAGCGATCGACATCGGTACGGCTTGCACAAGAGCCATGCGACTTGACAATCATACGATGGTGGTCGAACCGAGTGTGGTGGCGCTGGAAGTGAAAAAAATGCAAATAGTGGCGCTTGGCGAAGAAGCCAAGGCTCTCTTGGGAAAATCCCCAGAAAACATCATCGCCATTCATCCGCTGCAGCATGGAGTGATCGCGGATTACGATTTAACGCGCGCTATGCTGGAGCATTATTTGCGTCGGCTTTTGCCCGGCGTTTCACTCGTTGCACCGCGCATCGGCGTTTCCTATCCTTCCGGCGCTACCGACGTGGAAAGACAGGCGTTAGAAGATGCCTGCTTACAGGCCGGTGCACGTCGCGTATTTTTGGTGGAGGAATCCTTAGCTTGCGCCTATGGAACGAAACGCATCAATACGATTACAAAAGGTGCACTCGTGTTGAATTTGGGTGCGGGAACTACAGAGATTGCAATCGTCAACAGCTATGGCTTGATTGTGACGGAGACCATGAAGATTGGTGGAAAAGATCTGGATCAGGATATCATCCATTTCATTCGCGATAAATATTCCTTGATGATCGGTTCGTCCACTGCGGAAAACGTAAAAAAAACGCTCGGTACGTTACGAGAAGATCGTCAGAATGACGCCATGGAAGTCTCTGGAAGAGATCTTGTAACGGGTATGCCGAAAAATATTGATATTTATGCCTCCGATGTGACGCAAGCCATTCTACCGTTTATTCATAGAGTATCGGACGCACTGCGTATCACGCTGGAAAAGACACCGCCCGAATTGGCTGCGGACGTGATGGAACGTGGCTTGCTGCTTAGCGGTGGCGGTGCGCAGTTGGATGGCTTATCGGAATATCTGGTGCAGGAGGTACACGTGCCGACTTCGCTATCTTCTCATCCCGAAGAAGATGTACTTTTCGGGTGCCGTTATGTGATGGAAAACAGGGAAGAAATCACCGGAAAAGGAGCGCGTCATGATTCGCTACAAAAAGGGTAA